The following are from one region of the Polaribacter marinaquae genome:
- a CDS encoding SDR family oxidoreductase: MKILVTGATGYIGKRLIPLLINDGHTIVCPVRDKKRAQNYYKNQKNIELIEADFLNGHTLEAIPKDIDIAYYLIHSMSNSAKEFHTLEEKCAFNFKRFAEKSNLQQVIYLSGITNDTNLSKHLLSRKNVENALASDTYALTTFKAGIIVGSGSSSFEIIRDIVEKLPAMIAPKWLNTKTQPLAIRDVLSFLHKALNKKELFNTSHDIFGPEVLTYKEMLLQFAEVRKLKRYILTVPVMTPKLSSYWLYFVTSTSYKLASSLVNSMGVEVIGKKGDINNLLNVKPMSYKEAVKLAFKKIEQNSIISSWKDSYVSSGKLKNFVHEFINVPEYGCFKDFKKRKVKNKKRALDRIWAIGGETGWYYGTFLWKIRGFIDQLFGGAGLRRGRRHPTELNAGDALDFWRVIYADKEKGKLLLYAEMILPGEAWLEFKIEDGHIYQTATFRPHGLAGRLYWYSVMPFHWFVFNGMIQNINK; the protein is encoded by the coding sequence ATGAAAATTCTTGTTACAGGTGCAACGGGTTATATTGGTAAAAGATTAATACCGTTATTAATTAACGACGGTCACACCATAGTTTGCCCTGTACGAGATAAAAAAAGAGCTCAAAATTATTACAAAAATCAAAAAAACATTGAATTAATTGAAGCCGATTTTTTAAACGGACATACTTTAGAGGCAATTCCTAAAGATATAGATATTGCCTACTATTTAATTCATTCTATGTCTAATTCAGCTAAAGAATTTCATACTTTAGAAGAAAAATGCGCATTCAACTTTAAACGCTTTGCAGAGAAATCTAATTTACAACAAGTAATTTATTTAAGCGGAATTACAAACGACACAAACCTTTCGAAGCACTTATTATCTAGAAAAAATGTAGAAAACGCATTGGCTTCAGATACGTATGCATTAACAACTTTTAAAGCAGGTATTATTGTAGGTTCTGGTAGTTCTTCTTTTGAAATCATTAGAGATATTGTAGAAAAATTACCTGCTATGATTGCACCTAAATGGCTAAATACAAAGACACAACCTTTAGCTATTAGAGATGTTTTATCTTTTTTACACAAAGCTTTAAATAAAAAAGAATTATTTAACACATCGCACGATATTTTTGGCCCAGAAGTTTTAACTTATAAAGAAATGCTATTGCAATTTGCAGAAGTAAGAAAGTTAAAAAGGTACATCTTAACTGTACCTGTTATGACGCCAAAACTGTCTTCTTATTGGTTGTATTTTGTTACCTCAACGTCTTATAAATTAGCTAGTTCTCTTGTAAACTCGATGGGTGTAGAAGTTATTGGCAAAAAAGGTGACATAAACAATCTGTTAAATGTTAAACCGATGTCTTATAAAGAAGCCGTTAAGTTGGCTTTTAAAAAAATAGAACAAAATAGTATTATTTCTAGTTGGAAAGATTCTTACGTAAGTAGCGGTAAATTAAAAAATTTTGTACATGAATTTATAAACGTTCCAGAATATGGATGTTTTAAAGATTTTAAAAAGAGAAAAGTTAAAAATAAGAAAAGAGCTCTTGACAGAATCTGGGCTATAGGTGGAGAAACTGGTTGGTATTATGGCACATTTCTATGGAAAATTAGAGGTTTTATAGATCAACTTTTTGGAGGAGCGGGCTTAAGACGAGGCAGAAGACATCCTACAGAATTAAATGCTGGTGATGCATTAGACTTTTGGCGTGTTATTTATGCGGATAAAGAAAAAGGAAAACTTCTGTTGTATGCAGAAATGATTTTACCCGGCGAAGCTTGGTTAGAATTTAAAATTGAAGATGGGCACATCTACCAAACCGCAACATTTAGACCACATGGTTTAGCAGGTAGATTATATTGGTATTCTGTAATGCCTTTTCACTGGTTTGTTTTTAATGGAATGATACAAAATATTAATAAATAA
- a CDS encoding DUF2256 domain-containing protein — translation MKKQHLPEKICIVCNRPFSWRKKWEKNWENVKYCSKKCSKNKKILV, via the coding sequence TTGAAAAAACAACACCTTCCAGAAAAGATTTGCATCGTTTGCAACAGACCATTCAGCTGGCGTAAAAAATGGGAAAAAAACTGGGAAAATGTAAAATATTGTAGTAAAAAATGCAGCAAAAACAAGAAAATACTGGTTTAG